The following coding sequences lie in one Methanobacterium alcaliphilum genomic window:
- a CDS encoding prenyltransferase, giving the protein MKEIEGNLMKSFLSFIFKISRFRFWIYTGGTYVVGYALGFSLFQDFLRPDYYLYLFYFFIPANIFIYGVNDYWDEETDKLNPKKDKKEYRVHNTERQKLLTVIYLVTGFSIILMLFQNLPEKIVFSLFLILSYFYSAKPLRFKERPFMDFSSNYLYILPGIFAFYLASNTFPSFLVLLGAYFHISAMHIFSAIPDIAYDEKSGINTTPVFIGEKTSLYLCFIFWLSLSLIVIFLSDFYPLSFLVFIYPVFPLILLIKKNMNITKIYWYLPYVNTILGGILFTALVIYKLFFN; this is encoded by the coding sequence ATGAAAGAGATTGAAGGTAATCTCATGAAATCATTCTTATCTTTCATTTTCAAAATATCTCGTTTTCGTTTTTGGATTTACACCGGAGGAACTTATGTTGTAGGTTATGCTCTGGGGTTTTCTCTATTTCAAGATTTTCTACGCCCAGATTACTATTTATATCTTTTCTATTTTTTCATACCGGCCAATATATTTATTTATGGGGTTAATGATTATTGGGATGAAGAAACTGATAAATTGAATCCTAAAAAGGATAAAAAAGAGTATAGGGTACATAATACTGAACGTCAAAAGCTTTTAACTGTTATCTATTTGGTCACAGGTTTCAGCATAATTTTAATGCTTTTCCAGAATTTACCTGAGAAAATCGTTTTCTCGTTATTCTTGATTTTATCCTATTTTTACAGTGCAAAACCTTTAAGATTTAAAGAAAGACCATTCATGGATTTTTCATCAAATTATTTATATATTCTTCCGGGAATTTTTGCTTTTTATCTGGCTTCAAATACATTTCCTTCTTTTTTAGTACTTTTAGGGGCTTATTTCCATATATCTGCTATGCACATATTCTCAGCAATACCCGATATAGCATATGATGAAAAATCGGGAATAAACACTACTCCGGTATTTATTGGTGAAAAAACTTCTCTTTATCTCTGTTTTATTTTTTGGTTATCATTATCGCTAATCGTTATATTTTTATCAGATTTTTATCCTTTGAGTTTTTTAGTTTTCATTTATCCAGTGTTTCCACTAATTTTACTAATTAAAAAAAACATGAATATAACAAAGATTTACTGGTATCTTCCTTATGTAAATACTATACTGGGGGGTATATTATTCACGGCCCTGGTGATTTACAAATTATTCTTTAATTGA
- a CDS encoding phytoene/squalene synthase family protein, producing the protein MKIDKNIYTIFKKGSKTYFYSTIFFPKAVKKDVFTLYSFLRKADDYVDAIPQDKERFYEFWDKYKDSKSGSITGDIIIDSFVELENRKEFPNRWVEAFLSSMEMDIYKSTYDDMDELMTYLFGSSEVVGLFMAKIMNLEEESFSAARHLGRAMQYINFIRDISEDIDLGRIYFPQSDLEEFQLENLNYNITRKKPDKFNSFIHKQLEVYHSWQIKAEKGFSFIPYRYLIPIKTASDMYKWTASQIKKDPFAVYKTKVKPSPPKIVFNVFTNSLGIPFRN; encoded by the coding sequence ATGAAAATAGATAAAAATATTTACACAATATTTAAAAAAGGGAGTAAAACTTATTTTTACAGCACGATATTCTTCCCTAAAGCAGTTAAAAAGGATGTTTTCACATTATATAGTTTTTTAAGAAAAGCTGATGATTATGTGGATGCTATCCCTCAAGATAAAGAAAGATTTTATGAATTCTGGGATAAATATAAGGATTCAAAATCTGGTTCTATTACAGGGGATATCATCATAGACTCATTTGTAGAACTAGAAAATCGTAAAGAGTTCCCTAATAGATGGGTTGAAGCGTTCTTAAGTTCTATGGAAATGGATATCTATAAATCGACTTATGATGATATGGATGAATTAATGACTTACCTCTTTGGCTCTTCAGAAGTAGTTGGCCTATTCATGGCAAAAATAATGAATCTTGAAGAAGAATCATTTTCTGCTGCACGGCACCTGGGAAGAGCTATGCAGTACATCAATTTTATCCGAGATATTTCTGAGGATATTGATTTAGGTAGGATTTATTTTCCTCAAAGTGACCTAGAAGAATTTCAACTAGAGAACCTAAATTATAATATAACCCGAAAAAAACCGGATAAATTCAATTCATTCATACATAAACAGCTTGAAGTTTATCACTCATGGCAGATTAAAGCGGAAAAAGGCTTCTCTTTCATACCATACCGATACTTGATTCCTATTAAAACAGCTTCTGATATGTATAAATGGACCGCCTCCCAGATTAAAAAAGATCCATTTGCAGTATACAAAACAAAAGTAAAGCCATCACCACCAAAGATTGTATTCAATGTGTTCACTAATTCATTAGGAATCCCTTTCAGGAATTAA